The following DNA comes from Phytohabitans rumicis.
CCGCCCCCTCCCATACGTATGTTCGACACCCTACTGGGTCGGGGCTGGCGGCCGGCATGCCGACACGCTCAGGCCGCAATGCCCGCCAGGATGGCGTCGACCACGCGTTCGGGGAGCTTGCCCTCGTCCAGGTCGGGGTGCCACTTGAGCAGCTTCTGCATGAGCACCGGCCCGGTGAGCAGCGCCATGGTCAGCTCGATGTCGATGTCGTCCCGGAGCTCGCCGGTGCGTACGCCGCGCCGGAGCACCTCCCGCATGATCTCTCGCCGGGGCTGAACCAGCTCCTGGTAGAGGGCGTACTGCTGCGGGCTGCGGTGCACCTCGGGGATCAGGCACGGCATGATCTTCGTGGCGCGCGGGTCGGTGTTGCGGCCGATGCCGCTGACCAGCAGGACCAGGTCGTCGCGGACCGACGCCCCGGACGGGACGGGCGGCTGGCCCTTCAGCGTCCGGAGCGCGTCGGCCAGCAGGGCGCCCTTGCCGGACCAGCGGCGGTAGATCGTCGCCTTGCCGACGCCGGCCTTGGCCGCGATGGCTTCGATCGACAGCGACTCGACGGTGCTGCCGGTGGAGAGGAGGTCGAGCACCGCCTCGATGATCGCCTCATCGGCGCGGGTGCTCCGCGGTCGACCGGGCGACCGCGGAGCACTCTCGACAGAGGCACTGTCTACGGCGGAACTCATGGGATGCGATCCTAAGAGACTTCTGCCAATTCGGGCGCGGTGGCTGGTGTTGGCTCCACCTGGTGCGCTGCCGCCTTACCCGGCATCCACTTCAGCACCATCAGCACGCCGAACGCCGTGACGAGCGTGCCGATCCCGGCGGTCCAGTGCATCGCCGTGACGAACGCGTTGTTCGCCGCGTCGATCACGCCACCCCCAGCCGGGCCGAGCCGGTCGGCCACCCCGTACGCGCCGGAGATCGACTCCTCGACCGCGTCGCGGGCCGGTGCGGGTAGCGTCGCGGCGGCGGAGTCGACCTCCCCCGATAGACGCTGGCCAGCACCGAGCCGAGCACCGCCACGCCGAGGGCGCCACCGACCTGGCGGACGGTGTTGGCGACCGCCGAACCGACGCCCGCCTTCTCCCGGGGCAGCGACGACATGATGGACTCCATCGCCGGCGGCATGAGGTTGGCCATCCCGACGCCCTGGATGAAGAACAGTGCCAGGATCACCCAGACCGGGGTGTCCACGCCGAGGAAGATGAAGCCGCTCATGCCGACCGCGGTGAGCACCAGCCCGACCGTGGAGACGGCCTTCCCGCCGTACTTCTTGACCATGGCGGCGCTGCGCGGCGCGAACGCCATCTGCGCCACCGCGAACGGCAGCAGCAGCAGGCCGGTCTCCAGCGGGCTGTACCCGCGTACAAGCTGCAGGTAGAAGGCGCTGAAGAAGAACACGCCCAGGGCGGCGAAGAAGACCAGCCCGATCAGCGCCACCGGAGCCGCGAACCGCGGCACCTTGAACAGGCGCACGTCCAGGGACGGGAATTCGACGCGCCGCTCGTACGCGATGAAGGCACCGAGGACCGCGAGGCCGCCGACGATGCTCGCCCAGACGACCGGCCGGCCGAAGCCGTGCTCGCCGCCGTCGATGATGCCGTACGACAGGGCGACCAGGCCGACGACGGACAGCAGGACGCCGATGACGTCGATGCGGCCGGGCTTCGGGTCACGCGACTCGGGCACCAGCATGGTCACCAGGACGAGGCCGGCCGCCACCACGGGCACGTTGATCAGGAAGACCGATCCCCACCAGAAGTTCTCCAGCAGCAGGCCGCCCAGGATCGGGCCGATCGCGATGGCGATGCCCACCGAGCCGGACCAGATGGCGATCGCCTTGCCGCGCTCGCGCGGGTCGAAGACGTTGGAGATGATCGACAGGGTGACCGGCATGATGGCCGCGCCACCGACGCCCATCAGCGCCCGGGCCCAGATCAGCTGGTCCGCGCTCTGGGCGTACGCGGACAGCAGCGACGCCAGCCCGAAGAGGGCCAGGCCGATCGTCAGGAAGCGCTTGCGCCCGTAGCGGTCGCCCAGCACGCCGGCGGTGAAGAGCAGGCCGGCGAAGACCAGCGTGTACGAGTTGATGGACCATTCCAGCTCGCCCTGGCTGGCGCCCAGGCCGTGCACCGGGTCGGCGAGCGTACGCAGCGCCACGTTGAGCACGGTGTTGTCGAGGACGACGACGAGCAGGCTGACGACGAGCACGCCCAGGATGATCCAGCGCCTGGGGTGTCCGGTGTTTTCTTGTGGTTGCACTCCGCGTGCTCCCCCGATACGGAACTGTCTCGTATTACATCAGCGAACGCTACGCCGGCCCGGAGCGATACGGAACCGTCTCGTATTCAAAAGTGAGGGCCGTCACACGAGCGCTTCTAGGGCCATATCCACGTCCGCCTCCGTCGAGTACAGATGGAACGAGGCCCGGACCCGCCCGGCCCGCACCGCCGCCCGTACCCCGGCCGCGGCGAGCTTCGCCGCGGCGTCCGGCACGTCGACCGTGACGATCGCGCTGTCCCGCGGCGGCTGGCCCAGCCCGGCCAGGAAGCGGTTCGCCAGCCCCACATTGTGCGCCCGGATGGCCGGCACGCCGACGCTTTCCAGCAACTCCATCGCCGGCGCCACGCCCACATAGCTGAACCACGCCGGCGAGATGTCGAACCGCCGCGCGTCGGACGCGAGCCGCAGCGGCGGGCCGTAGTAGGACGCGTGCATGTCCTCCCCCGCGTACCAGCCGGCCGCCGACGGGATCATCCGCTCGCGCAACGCCGGCGCCAGGTAGGCAAAGGCCACGCCGCGCGGCGCCATCAGCCACTTGTACGCCGCCACCACCACCGCGTCCGCCCGGCTCCCGTCGAACGGCAGCCACCCGCACCCCTGCGTCGCGTCGACCACCACCAGGGCGCCGTGCGCGCGGGCCGCGTCCACCACGTCGTCGTACCGGGCCACCGCCCCGTCCGCCGACTGCACCAGGGAGAACGCCACCAGGTCCGTCCCCGCGTCCACCGCCTCGGCGAGCCGGTCCGCGGGCACGGTGCGCACGCTCACGCCGGGCCGCACCAGCCACGGGAAGAGGTTCGAGGTGAACTCGACGTCCGGCACCAGCACCCGGGCGCCGTCCGCCAGGGCGGAGGCGACGGGCGCGAGCAACTGGGACACCGCCGCGCCCACGGCCACGTCGGTGGTGGGCACGGCCACGAGCCGCGCGAAAGCGCCGCGGGCCAACCCGGTCGACGCGTCCCAGCCTTCCCATGAGGTACGCCCAGCGCGCCACTCGGCGAGCGCGGACTGGAGCGCGTCCCACGCGGGGCGAGGGGGCAGCCCGTAGCTCGCCGTGTTGAGCCAGCCCGGCTCCGGATTCCACAGTTCCCGCGCCTCGACAAGATCCATACACCCAGGCTAGACAATTGCAAGGAAGGGCCCCTGTTAGCGCTTTTTGCATAACAGGGGCCCTTCCTAACGCGCAGACTAGACATCCACGGTTGTCGAACTTATTCTGGGCGCTACCGCGGTGTTTCATCCCATAGATGTCGAAATGCTCGTCGAAGCGCTTCGATCCCTGCTTTCGACATTCTCAGCTAAGGAGAGACCATGTTCAGAGCAGCGCGGCTCGCGATCCCCGCTCTCCTGCTCGCGGTCGTCGTCGGCGCCACGGCCGCACCCGCCCAGGCCGCCGTCTGGAGCTCGACCGACCGCTGGGGCACCTGGAACAACGGCGGCTACACG
Coding sequences within:
- a CDS encoding TetR/AcrR family transcriptional regulator yields the protein MSSAVDSASVESAPRSPGRPRSTRADEAIIEAVLDLLSTGSTVESLSIEAIAAKAGVGKATIYRRWSGKGALLADALRTLKGQPPVPSGASVRDDLVLLVSGIGRNTDPRATKIMPCLIPEVHRSPQQYALYQELVQPRREIMREVLRRGVRTGELRDDIDIELTMALLTGPVLMQKLLKWHPDLDEGKLPERVVDAILAGIAA
- a CDS encoding aminotransferase class V-fold PLP-dependent enzyme, producing the protein MDLVEARELWNPEPGWLNTASYGLPPRPAWDALQSALAEWRAGRTSWEGWDASTGLARGAFARLVAVPTTDVAVGAAVSQLLAPVASALADGARVLVPDVEFTSNLFPWLVRPGVSVRTVPADRLAEAVDAGTDLVAFSLVQSADGAVARYDDVVDAARAHGALVVVDATQGCGWLPFDGSRADAVVVAAYKWLMAPRGVAFAYLAPALRERMIPSAAGWYAGEDMHASYYGPPLRLASDARRFDISPAWFSYVGVAPAMELLESVGVPAIRAHNVGLANRFLAGLGQPPRDSAIVTVDVPDAAAKLAAAGVRAAVRAGRVRASFHLYSTEADVDMALEALV